A genomic segment from Aegilops tauschii subsp. strangulata cultivar AL8/78 chromosome 1, Aet v6.0, whole genome shotgun sequence encodes:
- the LOC109766254 gene encoding WRKY transcription factor 22-like, with the protein MDADDWGLGAVVRSCGGGVVPGYEAESPRREVVRAREDPAEFVRRPARAASTPSSLYDVLEYLDLEHEQLQQRAPFSITSSSGCERALAEQHEVLISFPAAAASTSGQALPARKQAGRKPGGAGALRRPKRGKSKKSQMKKVVREVPVAEGGVNGPDDQWAWRKYGQKPIKGSPYPRGYYKCSSMKACTARKLVERSPAKPGVLVVTYIADHCHAVPTNISALAGTTRHPPQSPASDDTALNRGDDSADVSWSAAGADDESELWSPVDMDDFFASFDDDFDHFFEDDAIGRRVSL; encoded by the exons ATGGACGCCGACGACTGGGGTCTTGGGGCGGTCGTGAGGAGCTGCGGTGGCGGTGTCGTCCCCGGCTACGAAGCAGAGTCTCCTCGCCGGGAAGTCGTGCGTGcgcgggaggatccggcggaattCGTGAGGCGACCGGCGAGGGCGGCGTCCACGCCGTCGTCGCTGTACGACGTGCTGGAGTACCTGGACTTGGAGCACGAGCAGCTGCAACAGCGGGCGCCGTTCTCTATCACATCGTCGTCCGGCTGTGAACGGGCGCTGGCGGAGCAGCACGAGGTGCTCATCTCCTTCCCTGCAGCTGCGGCCTCGACGTCCGGGCAGGCGCTGCCCGCGAGGAAGCAGGCCGGCCGGAAGCCGGGAGGTGCTGGAGCCCTCCGCCGGCCGAAGAGAGGCAAGAGCAAGAAGAGCCAGATGAAGAAGGTGGTGCGGGAGGTGCCGGTGGCCGAGGGCGGCGTAAACGGCCCCGACGACCAATGGGCGTGGCGCAAGTACGGCCAGAAGCCCATCAAGGGCTCCCCCTACCCTAG AGGGTACTACAAGTGCAGCAGCATGAAGGCGTGCACGGCGCGGAAGCTGGTGGAGCGCAGCCCGGCCAAGCCCGGCGTGCTCGTCGTCACCTACATCGCCGACCACTGCCACGCCGTGCCCACCAACATAAGCGCGCTCGCTGGCACCACGCGCCACCCGCCCCAGTCGCCCGCGTCCGACGACACGGCGTTGAACCGCGGGGACGACAGCGCCGACGTCTCGTGGTCCGCCGCTGGCGCGGACGACGAGTCTGAGCTCTGGTCGCCCGTGGACATGGACGATTTCTTCGCCTCTTTTGACGACGATTTTGATCATTTCTTCGAGGACGACGCCATTGGGCGACGGGTCTCGCTGTAG